The following proteins are co-located in the Rhodococcus opacus B4 genome:
- a CDS encoding amino acid permease produces MDSTVPEHTDSSGLGKGLKRRHMNLIALGGVIGAGLFVGSGVVIGGAGPAAIISFLLAGIITLLIMRMLAEMAVARPVVGSFYVYARQALGRRAGFATGWMYWYFFVIVVAVEAIAGGRILQLWIPMVPLWLLSLGLMLLLTATNMVSARSYGEFEYWFSSIKVVAIVLFLGMGALWITGLWPDSTPGLGNLVSHGGFTPLGWGAVLAAVVPCVAFYTGAEIVTIAAAESEEPKRAVARAMRSIVARIVTFYVGSILVVVTIQPWDTESVGVSPYASVLEVLGIPGVATIMNFIVLTAVLSCLNSALYTTSRMLFALTRNGDAPKFFTKLSRNGVPRRAILLGTTIGYISVACTYVWGDIVFNFLVNSYGAVALFVYLLIAVSQVVLRRRLEREDPAALQLRMWLFPWLSYATIALMATVILAMAFLPSTRSQFLMSGLTLVAILISYEVRRSLGKAGVDDESLSAAPPVGSADESVSQAEKRIESVETLGGSDIELAAAAQQEPNSHRHRRQS; encoded by the coding sequence GTGGACAGTACCGTTCCCGAACACACCGACAGTTCCGGTCTCGGAAAAGGCCTGAAACGCCGGCACATGAACCTGATCGCCCTCGGTGGCGTGATCGGTGCGGGCCTGTTCGTGGGCAGCGGCGTCGTCATCGGCGGCGCGGGACCCGCCGCGATCATCTCCTTCCTCCTCGCAGGCATCATCACGCTGCTGATCATGCGGATGCTGGCGGAGATGGCGGTGGCCAGGCCGGTGGTCGGATCGTTCTACGTCTACGCCCGCCAGGCGCTGGGGCGTCGGGCCGGGTTCGCGACGGGGTGGATGTACTGGTACTTCTTCGTCATCGTCGTGGCGGTCGAGGCCATCGCCGGCGGCCGGATCCTGCAACTCTGGATACCGATGGTGCCGCTGTGGTTGCTGAGCCTGGGGCTGATGCTGCTGCTGACGGCCACCAACATGGTGTCCGCCCGCTCCTACGGCGAGTTCGAATACTGGTTCTCCTCGATCAAGGTGGTCGCGATCGTCCTGTTCCTCGGGATGGGCGCCCTCTGGATCACCGGATTGTGGCCTGATTCGACGCCGGGACTCGGCAACCTCGTCAGTCATGGCGGATTCACCCCGCTGGGCTGGGGAGCGGTGCTCGCCGCGGTCGTCCCCTGCGTCGCCTTCTACACCGGGGCGGAGATCGTGACGATCGCCGCCGCGGAGTCGGAGGAACCGAAACGTGCTGTCGCCCGGGCCATGCGGTCGATCGTGGCGCGGATCGTGACGTTCTATGTCGGGTCGATTCTCGTGGTCGTCACGATCCAGCCGTGGGACACCGAGAGTGTCGGGGTGAGCCCGTACGCCTCGGTGCTCGAGGTACTCGGAATTCCCGGCGTCGCCACGATCATGAACTTCATCGTCCTCACCGCGGTCCTGTCCTGCCTGAACTCGGCGCTGTACACCACGTCGCGAATGTTGTTCGCGCTCACCCGGAACGGCGATGCGCCCAAGTTCTTCACGAAGCTCTCCCGCAACGGCGTGCCCCGTCGTGCGATTCTGCTCGGCACCACCATCGGCTACATCTCCGTCGCCTGCACGTACGTGTGGGGCGACATCGTCTTCAACTTCCTCGTCAACTCCTACGGCGCCGTCGCGCTGTTCGTGTATTTGCTGATCGCCGTCTCCCAGGTGGTGCTCCGCCGGCGGCTCGAGCGCGAGGATCCCGCGGCACTGCAACTCCGGATGTGGCTGTTCCCGTGGCTGAGCTACGCCACCATCGCACTGATGGCCACGGTCATCCTCGCGATGGCCTTCCTGCCGAGCACCCGCTCGCAGTTCCTGATGAGTGGTCTGACATTGGTGGCCATCCTGATCAGCTACGAGGTGCGCAGGTCGCTGGGCAAGGCGGGCGTCGACGACGAATCGCTGTCCGCCGCTCCCCCGGTCGGTTCGGCGGACGAGTCCGTCTCGCAGGCCGAGAAGCGCATCGAGTCGGTGGAGACGCTCGGCGGCTCGGACATCGAACTGGCCGCGGCGGCCCAACAGGAGCCGAATTCCCATCGCCACCGGAGGCAGTCGTGA
- a CDS encoding glutamate ABC transporter substrate-binding protein: MTRSWRRTPAGPLLRCRAVLVAAVLLGAVLLGAACAAPAALPPPLTGDYSGYSLPDGAEILPPASSAPAPPPDPSSCGALSSLRPDPGLRPERAPPGSALAAIRARGRLIVGTDQNTNLFSFRDPKTGTLSGFDIDLAREIARDLFGDPSKVEFRLLTSAGRFDALERNDVDLVVHATSITCERAARVGFSSVYFEAFQRLLVPEGSGISSPTDLAGKRVCTFIDTTSLATIQRVSPEATIVAVPDWDDCLTTLQLGQADAATTDNSILAGLAAQDPNLEIVGPNLELEPYGVVANKNNDALVRFVNGTLERMREDGTWNRLYDRWLGLLGPTAGPPAPSYRD, encoded by the coding sequence ATGACGAGATCGTGGAGACGAACCCCGGCCGGCCCGCTCCTGCGGTGCCGGGCGGTGCTCGTCGCGGCGGTCTTGCTCGGTGCGGTCTTGCTCGGTGCGGCCTGCGCGGCACCGGCGGCGCTGCCCCCACCCCTCACCGGCGACTACTCCGGGTACTCACTACCGGACGGGGCGGAGATCCTGCCGCCCGCGAGTAGCGCCCCGGCGCCCCCGCCGGATCCCTCGTCCTGCGGCGCACTGTCGAGCCTGCGACCCGATCCCGGCTTGCGGCCGGAGAGGGCGCCGCCGGGCTCGGCGCTGGCCGCGATCCGTGCGCGGGGGCGGCTGATCGTCGGAACCGACCAGAACACGAACCTGTTCAGTTTCCGGGATCCCAAGACGGGCACGCTGTCGGGGTTCGACATCGACCTGGCGCGGGAGATCGCCCGCGATCTCTTCGGCGACCCGTCGAAGGTGGAATTCCGTCTGCTGACGTCGGCAGGCCGGTTCGACGCACTGGAAAGAAACGACGTGGACCTCGTGGTGCACGCCACCTCCATCACGTGCGAGCGGGCCGCCCGGGTCGGCTTCTCGTCCGTGTACTTCGAGGCGTTTCAGCGGCTGCTCGTACCGGAGGGATCCGGCATCTCCTCTCCCACGGACCTGGCCGGCAAACGGGTGTGTACCTTCATCGACACCACGTCCCTCGCCACGATCCAGCGGGTGTCACCCGAAGCCACGATCGTGGCGGTTCCCGACTGGGACGATTGCCTGACCACGCTGCAGCTGGGCCAGGCCGACGCGGCGACCACCGACAACTCCATCCTCGCCGGTCTCGCGGCGCAGGATCCGAATCTCGAAATCGTCGGCCCGAATCTGGAATTGGAGCCGTACGGCGTCGTCGCCAACAAGAACAACGACGCTCTGGTGCGCTTCGTGAACGGCACCCTGGAGCGAATGCGTGAGGACGGGACGTGGAATCGCCTGTACGACCGGTGGTTGGGCCTGCTGGGGCCGACGGCGGGACCACCGGCGCCGAGCTACCGGGACTGA
- a CDS encoding AAA family ATPase — translation MPEMTTAAPSHLVSVRELFGLDTDLTVRAFREPTEHVPDIDPAYRFDHAVTTALLAGFGRNRRVMVQGLHGTGKSTHIEQVAARLNWPCVRVNLDGHLSRLDLIGRDAVVLRDGKQVTEFQEGILPWALQRPVALILDEYDAGRPDVMFVIQRLLERDGKLTLLDQNRVLSPHPAFRLFATANTVGLGNLNGLYHGAQRLNHAQIDRWNIVATLDHLPAEQEIDIVSARVPSLGRELIASMVAVANLTRNGFRVGDLSTLMSPRTVITWAENIEIFRDPALAFRLSFVNKCDEAERPVVAEYFQRCFDAELDRSALLATSVA, via the coding sequence ATGCCCGAAATGACCACCGCGGCCCCCAGCCACCTGGTGTCCGTGCGCGAACTGTTCGGTCTCGACACCGACCTGACGGTGCGCGCGTTCCGCGAACCCACCGAGCACGTCCCCGACATCGACCCCGCGTACCGTTTCGATCACGCTGTGACGACCGCCCTGCTCGCCGGATTCGGCCGGAACCGCCGGGTGATGGTGCAGGGATTGCACGGCACCGGCAAGTCCACGCACATCGAACAGGTCGCGGCCCGGCTCAACTGGCCGTGCGTCCGCGTCAACCTCGACGGACATCTCAGCCGCCTCGACCTGATCGGCAGGGACGCCGTCGTCCTCCGAGACGGCAAGCAGGTCACCGAATTTCAGGAGGGCATCCTCCCGTGGGCGCTGCAGCGGCCCGTCGCCCTGATTCTCGACGAGTACGACGCCGGTCGACCCGACGTCATGTTCGTGATCCAGCGCCTGCTCGAGCGCGACGGAAAGCTCACGCTGCTCGATCAGAACAGGGTGCTGTCGCCGCATCCCGCCTTCCGCCTGTTCGCCACCGCCAACACCGTCGGACTGGGCAATCTCAACGGCCTGTATCACGGTGCGCAGCGGCTCAATCACGCGCAGATCGATCGCTGGAACATCGTCGCGACCCTCGATCACCTGCCCGCAGAGCAGGAGATCGACATCGTGTCCGCGCGGGTGCCGTCCCTGGGCCGGGAGCTCATCGCGTCGATGGTCGCCGTCGCCAACCTGACCCGCAACGGGTTTCGGGTCGGAGACCTGTCGACGCTGATGTCGCCGCGGACGGTGATCACGTGGGCCGAGAACATCGAGATCTTCCGCGACCCGGCACTGGCCTTCCGGCTGTCGTTCGTCAACAAGTGCGACGAAGCCGAGCGGCCCGTCGTCGCCGAATACTTCCAGCGCTGCTTCGACGCGGAACTGGACCGCTCGGCGCTGCTCGCGACGAGCGTGGCCTGA
- a CDS encoding IclR family transcriptional regulator yields the protein MGEIHRISESNGHPTTELPGDTPTLRLFALLEMIASKDQLFTLQGLVEETGMAKPTLHRMLQQLEGAGLLTRQNNGRHYGTGVRLRRFAENLLLNDTHHGARHAILRNLVAELGESCNVTTLSGSEVVYLDRVETPEPLRFTLHAGSRVPAHCSASGKMILSQLSPAQRGRLLGRMPLERYTNKTVTDVELIESELKQVRRDGYAIDDEEFLPGLVCAAVLVPCVTGNSNLCIAVQAPVMRLTPDKALKLLPALRRAADAIGEIENEVTGIESTDMN from the coding sequence GTGGGTGAGATTCACCGGATCAGCGAGTCGAACGGGCACCCGACCACGGAGCTGCCCGGGGACACACCGACGCTCCGCCTGTTCGCGCTGCTCGAAATGATCGCGTCCAAGGACCAGCTGTTCACCCTGCAGGGGCTCGTGGAGGAGACCGGCATGGCCAAGCCGACCCTGCACCGCATGCTCCAGCAGCTCGAGGGGGCCGGCCTCCTCACCCGGCAGAACAACGGCCGGCACTACGGCACCGGGGTCCGCCTGCGCCGCTTCGCCGAGAACCTTCTGCTCAACGACACGCACCACGGCGCCCGGCACGCGATCCTGCGAAACCTCGTCGCGGAACTCGGCGAGAGTTGCAACGTGACCACCCTGTCGGGCAGCGAAGTGGTATACCTCGATCGCGTGGAAACCCCGGAGCCCCTTCGGTTTACACTCCACGCGGGATCGCGGGTGCCCGCACACTGCTCGGCGAGTGGCAAGATGATCCTGTCTCAACTCAGCCCGGCGCAGCGCGGGCGACTGCTCGGGCGGATGCCGCTCGAGAGGTACACCAACAAGACGGTCACCGACGTCGAGCTCATCGAATCCGAACTCAAGCAGGTCCGCCGGGACGGCTACGCGATCGACGACGAGGAGTTCCTGCCCGGCCTCGTCTGCGCGGCGGTGCTCGTTCCCTGCGTCACAGGCAATTCCAATCTCTGCATCGCGGTCCAGGCCCCGGTCATGCGACTCACCCCCGACAAGGCGCTCAAGCTCCTGCCGGCACTGCGGCGGGCAGCCGACGCCATCGGTGAGATCGAGAACGAGGTCACGGGCATCGAATCGACAGACATGAACTGA
- the xsc gene encoding sulfoacetaldehyde acetyltransferase encodes MSKKKNGADRTAVTGVQKMTPSEAFVETMVANGVTDMFGIMGSAFMDAMDIFAPAGIRLVPVVHEQGAGHMADGYARVSGRHGMVIGQNGPGISNCVTAIAAAFWAHSPVVIVTPEAGTMGTGLGGFQEANQLPMFQEFTKYQGHVNNPKRMAEFTGRCFDRAMSEMGPTQLNIPRDFFYGEIETEIPKPTRLDRGPGGESSLNEAAELLAQAEFPVIVSGGGVVMADGVEECKALAERLGAPVVNSYLHNDSFPASHPLWTGPLGYQGSKAAMKLISQADVVLALGTRLGPFGTLPQHGMDYWPKNAKIIQIDADHKMLGLVKKVSVGICGDAKAAAVALTERLEGKALACDSNREERSKKIVAEKAAWEKELDEWTHERDPFSLDMIAEQEGEDGNWLHPRQVLRELEKAMPEDVMVSTDIGNINSVANSYLRFEKPRSFLAPMSFGNCGYALPTVIGAKAAAPERPAIAYAGDGAWGMSLGEVMTAVRHDIPVTAVVFHNRQWGAEKKNQVDFYNRRFVAGELESESFAGIAQAMGAEGIVVDKLEEVGPALQRAVAAQMNEGKTTVIEIMCTRELGDPFRRDALSKPVRLLDKYKDYV; translated from the coding sequence ATGAGCAAGAAGAAGAACGGTGCCGATCGCACCGCGGTCACCGGTGTACAGAAGATGACACCGTCCGAGGCGTTCGTCGAGACGATGGTCGCCAACGGCGTGACGGACATGTTCGGCATCATGGGGTCCGCCTTCATGGATGCGATGGACATCTTCGCTCCCGCCGGAATCCGGCTCGTCCCGGTCGTCCACGAGCAGGGCGCGGGACACATGGCCGACGGATACGCCCGGGTCAGCGGACGGCACGGCATGGTGATCGGTCAGAACGGTCCGGGCATCAGCAACTGCGTCACCGCGATCGCCGCCGCGTTCTGGGCGCACAGCCCCGTCGTCATCGTCACCCCCGAGGCCGGCACCATGGGAACGGGCCTCGGCGGCTTCCAGGAAGCCAACCAGCTCCCGATGTTCCAGGAGTTCACCAAGTACCAGGGTCACGTCAACAACCCGAAGCGCATGGCCGAGTTCACCGGCCGCTGTTTCGACCGTGCGATGTCGGAGATGGGCCCCACGCAGCTCAACATTCCGCGTGACTTCTTCTACGGCGAGATCGAGACCGAGATCCCCAAGCCCACCCGGCTCGACCGCGGTCCCGGCGGCGAGTCGAGCCTGAACGAGGCAGCGGAACTGCTGGCCCAGGCCGAATTCCCGGTGATCGTCTCCGGCGGCGGCGTGGTCATGGCCGACGGCGTCGAGGAGTGCAAGGCGCTCGCCGAGCGTCTCGGTGCGCCAGTCGTCAACAGCTACCTCCACAACGACTCGTTCCCCGCCAGCCACCCGCTGTGGACCGGCCCGCTGGGCTACCAGGGGTCGAAGGCCGCGATGAAGCTGATCAGCCAGGCCGACGTGGTGCTCGCGCTCGGCACCCGCCTCGGCCCCTTCGGCACGCTGCCCCAGCACGGCATGGACTACTGGCCCAAGAACGCCAAGATCATCCAGATCGACGCCGACCACAAGATGCTCGGCCTGGTCAAGAAGGTGTCCGTCGGGATCTGCGGCGACGCGAAGGCCGCCGCGGTGGCGCTCACCGAGCGGCTCGAGGGCAAGGCACTCGCGTGCGATTCCAACCGCGAGGAGCGCAGCAAGAAGATCGTCGCCGAGAAGGCCGCGTGGGAGAAGGAACTCGACGAGTGGACCCACGAGCGTGATCCGTTCAGCCTCGACATGATCGCCGAACAGGAAGGCGAGGACGGCAACTGGCTGCACCCGCGCCAGGTGCTGCGTGAGCTGGAGAAGGCCATGCCGGAGGACGTGATGGTCTCCACGGACATCGGCAACATCAACTCGGTCGCCAACAGCTACCTGCGGTTCGAGAAGCCGCGCAGCTTCCTCGCCCCGATGAGCTTCGGCAACTGCGGCTACGCACTGCCGACCGTCATCGGCGCGAAGGCGGCGGCGCCCGAGCGGCCCGCGATCGCGTACGCCGGCGACGGCGCGTGGGGCATGAGCCTCGGTGAGGTCATGACGGCGGTCCGCCACGACATCCCCGTCACTGCGGTGGTGTTCCACAACCGCCAGTGGGGTGCGGAGAAGAAGAACCAGGTCGACTTCTACAACCGCCGCTTCGTCGCCGGTGAGCTCGAGAGCGAATCCTTCGCCGGGATCGCACAGGCGATGGGCGCCGAGGGCATCGTCGTCGACAAGCTCGAAGAGGTCGGTCCCGCACTGCAGCGTGCGGTCGCCGCACAGATGAACGAGGGCAAGACGACGGTCATCGAGATCATGTGCACCCGCGAACTCGGCGACCCCTTCCGCCGCGACGCGCTGTCGAAGCCGGTGCGCCTGCTCGACAAGTACAAGGACTACGTGTAA
- a CDS encoding cobaltochelatase CobT-related protein, which translates to MAELSALDTVRGQQQVHERCAAAIRALSGQGELHFRGPVLHRGHRRVPMPAPHLHPSFARDDVTSFRGASDGMALRLLHTDPALHRSLCPEDTPARLIFETLEQFRVESLAADAMGGVRANLAHRFAQWSEEFVASGLTETVHGLLLFTVTQMCRARITAEPIPETTEDLIESTRFALAAILGDHLPPLRRTRFSQHDFGMHALAVADVIGSRLESVADPDDSDDARRDEQAATFSLIFDFEPDEHEAFATAASGHSRALGDGGDGYRVFTRAYDETREVASLVRPALLEEYRRRLDLTIDSRHINVRKLGRQLKALLSDPVRDGWESGKEEGYIDGRRLAQLVTSPTERRLFAAERTEPRTDATVTFLIDCSGSMKEFSEPVAALVDVFARALELADSSCEILGFTTAAWNGGRARKEWLRSGRPGHPGRLNEVRQLVFKDADTTWRRARPAIAGLLKNDLFKEGVDGEAVDWACTRLRDRAPGRRLLFVISDGSPLDGATALANDEFYLDHHLQMVVERHEDERAVEVYGLGVGLDLSPYYDRCRTLDLSHGTTSDVIADVLSMIAH; encoded by the coding sequence ATGGCAGAACTGTCCGCACTCGACACGGTGCGCGGTCAGCAGCAGGTACACGAACGCTGCGCCGCCGCGATCCGGGCCCTTTCAGGCCAGGGCGAGTTGCACTTTCGCGGGCCGGTGCTCCATCGCGGGCACCGGCGCGTGCCGATGCCCGCCCCACACCTGCACCCGTCCTTCGCCCGCGACGACGTCACGTCCTTCCGCGGCGCGAGCGACGGCATGGCCCTGCGACTGCTCCACACCGACCCCGCTCTGCATCGAAGCCTGTGCCCGGAGGACACGCCGGCACGGCTGATCTTCGAGACCCTGGAACAGTTCCGGGTCGAGTCGCTGGCCGCGGACGCGATGGGCGGGGTGCGCGCGAATCTGGCCCACCGCTTCGCGCAGTGGTCGGAGGAGTTCGTGGCGTCCGGGCTGACGGAGACCGTGCACGGCTTACTGCTGTTCACGGTGACGCAGATGTGCCGGGCCCGGATCACCGCCGAGCCGATCCCCGAGACCACCGAGGACCTGATCGAGTCGACCCGCTTCGCCCTCGCCGCCATCCTCGGTGACCACCTTCCGCCCCTGCGCCGAACCCGGTTCTCGCAACACGACTTCGGCATGCATGCGCTGGCCGTCGCCGACGTGATCGGCAGCCGGCTGGAGTCCGTCGCCGATCCGGACGACTCCGACGACGCCCGGCGCGACGAGCAGGCCGCGACGTTCTCCCTCATCTTCGACTTCGAGCCGGACGAGCACGAGGCCTTCGCGACCGCGGCGTCGGGGCACAGCCGCGCACTCGGTGACGGCGGGGACGGCTACCGCGTGTTCACCCGCGCGTACGACGAGACACGGGAAGTCGCGTCGCTCGTCCGGCCCGCACTGCTCGAGGAGTACCGCCGACGGCTCGACCTCACCATCGACAGCCGGCACATCAACGTCCGGAAACTCGGACGGCAACTGAAGGCGCTGCTGTCGGATCCCGTCCGCGACGGCTGGGAAAGCGGCAAGGAGGAGGGCTACATCGACGGTCGCCGGCTCGCGCAGCTCGTCACCTCGCCCACCGAACGCAGACTTTTCGCCGCCGAACGCACCGAACCACGGACCGACGCCACGGTGACCTTCCTCATCGACTGTTCGGGTTCCATGAAGGAGTTCAGCGAACCGGTTGCCGCCCTCGTCGACGTGTTCGCCCGGGCCCTCGAGTTGGCCGATTCGAGCTGCGAGATCCTGGGTTTCACGACCGCCGCGTGGAACGGGGGCCGAGCCCGCAAGGAGTGGCTCCGGTCCGGACGCCCCGGCCACCCGGGACGACTCAACGAAGTGCGGCAGCTGGTGTTCAAGGACGCGGACACCACCTGGCGCCGAGCGCGCCCCGCTATCGCGGGACTGCTGAAGAACGACCTGTTCAAGGAGGGCGTCGACGGTGAGGCCGTCGACTGGGCGTGCACACGGTTGCGCGACCGCGCCCCGGGCAGACGGCTGCTGTTCGTGATCTCGGACGGCAGCCCACTGGACGGCGCCACCGCGCTGGCCAACGACGAGTTCTACCTGGACCACCACCTGCAGATGGTGGTCGAAAGGCACGAGGACGAACGAGCCGTCGAGGTGTACGGGCTGGGGGTCGGGCTGGACCTGAGCCCGTACTACGACCGTTGCCGGACGCTCGATCTGTCGCACGGAACCACCAGTGACGTCATTGCCGACGTGCTGTCGATGATCGCCCACTGA
- a CDS encoding phosphonatase-like hydrolase, with protein MTAPRVSLVTLDIAGTSVDEGGAVYVALRDTVENYLGAPIPDDRFDRWKGTGKRQAIEGLLRESGVPADTAVLDSVESEFTAMLLGAYRKTPPTALPGVADAFATLRERGIKVVLQTGYSRGIAEPLLEQVGWEVGRDIDGVITSDQVRMSRPSPYLIFRAMELAGVQSVDEVLVGGDTPNDLRAGTNAGARYVVGVLTGAHEADTLSPEPHTHILESAAKIPALLG; from the coding sequence ATGACCGCACCCCGGGTTTCGCTGGTTACCTTGGACATTGCCGGAACGAGCGTCGACGAGGGCGGCGCCGTGTACGTCGCGTTGCGCGACACCGTCGAGAACTACCTCGGCGCGCCGATCCCGGACGACCGGTTCGACCGCTGGAAGGGCACCGGGAAAAGGCAGGCCATCGAGGGGCTGCTGCGGGAGAGCGGCGTCCCGGCCGACACCGCCGTCCTGGACTCCGTCGAATCCGAGTTCACCGCCATGCTCCTGGGCGCGTATCGGAAGACGCCGCCGACCGCACTGCCGGGAGTCGCCGACGCCTTCGCCACGTTGCGGGAGCGTGGCATCAAAGTCGTTCTGCAGACCGGATACTCACGCGGAATCGCGGAACCGCTGCTCGAGCAGGTCGGCTGGGAGGTCGGCCGAGACATCGACGGCGTGATCACCAGCGACCAGGTGCGGATGAGCCGGCCCTCGCCGTATCTCATCTTCCGTGCCATGGAACTCGCCGGGGTGCAGAGCGTCGACGAGGTCCTCGTCGGCGGCGACACCCCCAACGACCTGCGCGCCGGCACGAACGCCGGGGCGCGGTACGTGGTCGGGGTGCTGACCGGTGCCCACGAAGCCGACACCCTGAGCCCCGAACCCCACACGCACATCCTGGAGAGCGCCGCGAAGATTCCCGCACTGCTGGGCTGA
- a CDS encoding MFS transporter: MTEESTTSGSERAAGGQRLLALLLAMAMFVLVVDTSLMNVSISSVVRDLDTTVSGVQAAIALEALVSAAFILIGSKVGDLIGRKRAYVLGLLGYAVGASAMALAQSLTAIILFWAVLGGIGASLLLPAMQSLIHGNFAGDAQKKVYALVGAAAAIAAAVGPLLGGFITTYLSWRIAFVLEVVVIVVVLSGIRLVRDVPYTGPRGVDTVGAALSVLGMGGIVLGILVWQEGGEAVAALLVLGALALAGLAWWLVRRKRHGEPTLLDPDLFTSKVFRMGITGQMLQQIALGGTMIALPIYLQMVLEYNAMQAGLSLAPLSLSMFAVALLAGKKAGDRRPSGIIRWGFVLLTIGVVALVPIVPRAEFGWALVVPLIVAGSGLGLLVSQLNNYTLAPISDERVSEAAGTNSAAGSFGLSFGLAFAGAIMLATLSVTFTAMAQSSTVLPPGDQQHVAQVLENDAEVMSTTQLEKLLADQPPEIQDEIIRINTEARPLALQIALLVPILAGVLGLLNSFRMMRVRDPV; the protein is encoded by the coding sequence ATGACCGAAGAATCGACGACCAGCGGTTCCGAGCGGGCGGCGGGTGGACAACGTCTGCTCGCCCTCCTGCTGGCGATGGCGATGTTCGTGCTGGTGGTCGACACCTCCTTGATGAACGTGTCGATCTCGTCGGTGGTTCGAGATCTCGACACGACCGTCAGCGGCGTCCAGGCCGCGATCGCCCTCGAGGCACTGGTTTCGGCAGCGTTCATCCTGATCGGCAGCAAGGTCGGCGATCTCATCGGTCGTAAACGCGCCTACGTGCTGGGTCTGCTCGGGTACGCGGTGGGTGCGTCCGCGATGGCACTCGCGCAGAGCCTGACGGCAATCATCCTGTTCTGGGCGGTGCTGGGCGGTATCGGCGCGTCACTGCTGCTGCCCGCGATGCAGTCCCTCATCCACGGCAACTTCGCAGGAGACGCCCAGAAGAAGGTCTACGCTCTCGTCGGGGCGGCGGCGGCGATCGCCGCGGCTGTCGGACCGCTGCTCGGAGGATTCATCACCACCTACCTCTCCTGGCGCATCGCCTTCGTGCTCGAGGTGGTCGTCATCGTGGTTGTGCTGTCCGGCATCAGGCTCGTCCGGGATGTGCCGTACACCGGACCGCGGGGCGTCGACACGGTCGGTGCGGCGCTCTCCGTGCTGGGCATGGGCGGCATCGTGCTGGGCATCCTGGTGTGGCAGGAGGGCGGCGAAGCCGTTGCCGCGCTCCTGGTGCTCGGTGCGCTGGCACTGGCCGGACTGGCGTGGTGGCTCGTGCGGCGCAAGCGGCACGGCGAACCGACACTTCTGGACCCGGACCTGTTCACGTCCAAGGTCTTCCGGATGGGGATCACCGGGCAGATGCTCCAGCAGATAGCGCTGGGCGGCACGATGATTGCGTTGCCGATCTACCTGCAGATGGTGCTCGAGTACAACGCGATGCAGGCGGGGTTGTCGCTCGCGCCCCTGTCCCTCAGCATGTTCGCGGTCGCGTTGCTCGCGGGGAAGAAGGCGGGCGACCGTCGTCCCAGCGGCATCATCCGGTGGGGATTCGTACTGCTCACGATCGGGGTGGTGGCGTTGGTCCCGATCGTGCCCCGGGCGGAGTTCGGCTGGGCTCTGGTGGTCCCGCTGATCGTCGCCGGTTCGGGGCTGGGACTGCTGGTGTCGCAACTCAACAACTACACGCTCGCGCCGATCTCGGACGAACGGGTCAGCGAGGCCGCGGGCACCAATTCGGCGGCGGGGTCGTTCGGGCTGTCGTTCGGGCTGGCGTTCGCGGGCGCCATCATGCTGGCGACGCTGTCCGTCACCTTCACCGCGATGGCGCAATCGAGCACCGTCCTCCCCCCGGGGGACCAGCAGCACGTCGCGCAGGTGCTCGAAAACGATGCGGAAGTCATGAGCACCACCCAACTCGAGAAATTGCTGGCCGACCAGCCCCCGGAGATTCAGGACGAGATCATCCGCATCAACACGGAGGCGCGACCTCTCGCCCTGCAGATAGCGTTGCTGGTTCCGATTCTGGCCGGTGTCCTCGGGCTCCTCAATTCGTTCCGCATGATGCGCGTGCGGGATCCCGTGTGA
- a CDS encoding class I SAM-dependent methyltransferase, with protein sequence MSERSGTPADDPFGGRQPTTHEQRAGQPWDASYQNGPAPWDIGRPQPAIVHLASNGRFAGAVLDAGCGTGDNALHVASLGSRVLGVDVAETAVAIAREKAGARGIDAEFVVGDAFELDRLGRSFETVLDCGLFHTFEGDERNDYVTSVASVTRPGATLYVLCFSDAGPEDSGPHPVGEDELRAAFGRGGWKVEAVEPSRIETTFAEDGVPAWLATITRI encoded by the coding sequence ATGTCCGAGCGATCAGGCACGCCCGCCGACGACCCGTTCGGCGGCCGGCAGCCGACCACACACGAGCAACGGGCCGGTCAGCCCTGGGATGCGTCGTACCAGAACGGCCCCGCTCCGTGGGACATCGGACGGCCGCAACCGGCAATCGTCCACCTGGCCTCGAACGGGAGATTCGCCGGCGCGGTACTCGATGCGGGCTGCGGAACCGGCGACAATGCACTTCATGTCGCGTCGCTGGGGTCGCGGGTTCTGGGTGTCGATGTCGCCGAGACCGCGGTGGCGATCGCGCGGGAGAAGGCCGGGGCGCGCGGAATCGACGCCGAGTTCGTGGTGGGCGACGCGTTCGAGTTGGATCGGCTGGGGCGCTCGTTCGAGACTGTGCTGGACTGCGGCCTGTTCCACACGTTCGAGGGCGACGAGCGGAATGACTACGTCACGAGTGTGGCGTCGGTGACCCGTCCCGGGGCAACCCTGTACGTGCTGTGTTTCAGCGATGCCGGCCCGGAAGACAGCGGCCCGCATCCCGTCGGCGAGGACGAGCTGAGGGCGGCGTTCGGCCGCGGCGGCTGGAAGGTCGAGGCCGTCGAGCCGAGCCGGATCGAGACGACGTTCGCCGAGGACGGCGTGCCCGCCTGGTTGGCGACGATCACCCGGATCTAG